The Nycticebus coucang isolate mNycCou1 chromosome 10, mNycCou1.pri, whole genome shotgun sequence sequence CCTGAGTACCGGGGAGATTAGAGTTGCCATTACTTCATTTGGAGTAACTGTTGGTTTGGGAGAAAGAATCAGGAGCTGAGTTGTGGAGACATGAAGTTTGAGGGGCTTCTCAGACCTCCAGGTGGAGATATTGAATGGGCAAGTGGATACATAGTTCAAGAGTTCAGGAGAAACTGCATAAATGTCTCCATCCTTTTGACTTTTCCTTAGGTTGGACCACTGATCTGTGTTGGAAGGATGCCCAGGGTTTGATATGGAGGAGAGgtgtggggggcagggggagaagGGAAGTTGGGAGCCAGTGTGATGGCCTGGGCATGGCACAAAAGGATGGGATGACTccaggcactctaccccaggtgacaaagtgagaccctgtctaaaaaaaaaaaaaaaaaaagaatggtgcaAACTACAGATGTGTAGATGGAGACAGTGGCCATCCTGGTCATCCAATGCAGGTACATGGGGCAGAATAAATGTGGGAGACGTGGGGGAGGTGGTGTCCAGCTTATTTTTTGTCATAGAATCTATCCTAATTATCCAAGTAAAGCTGATCCCCCAACCCCAACATATACCTTAGGTAGCATTTCCAACCTGTTACtgcattgattttgtttttgttttttttgatggagtctcactctatcaccatgggtagagtagtgtggtgtcatagctcatggcaacctcaaactcctaggctcaagtgcttctcctacctcagcctcttcattagctgggactataggtgcttgttgccacaatgcccagctgagttttctgtttttagtagagatggggtctcactttgctcaggctggtctccaactcctgaggtcaagagatcttcctacctcagcctcccacagtgctaggattataggcatgagccaccacacctggccacattagccatttttaagtgtacagttctgtgGCACTGAGTACAGTCTCACTGCTGTCACCACCATCCATtcccagaactcttttcatcttgaagAACTGCAGCTCTGTGTTCATTAAACAACACCCCCCCATTTCTGCTCCCCCAGCTCTTGGCAcccaccattctattctctgtctttctGAATCTGACAACTCTAGGTACCCCCATGAGTAGTATCATGCATTATTCATCTTTTTGTGACCAGCTTATCCCACTTAGCATAACatcctcaaggttcatctgtgttgcatcaaaaacagtttttattttatcccaAGAGCACAGGATTCAAGGTTGgaatcttttctcccctccccaatCCACAGCTCCCTAGGGGACATCCTGGCCAAAGACTTCGCTGACCACGTCAAGAGGAATGAGAAGGACAGCAATTATGGCTTTGCAGAAGAGTACCAGGTGGGCGAGGACAGAGGGGCTGAGCTTAGCTGAGTATGACCACACCCTAGACCTTCCTACACCCTTTGGGTTTAAGCAAAAGCAGCAACACATACATCATTCAGTCAAGCAAAACTGTCAGGCATGGTTATCTTTAAAATCCTTGAAATCTTCAAATAACGATGTGTCAGTGCTAAAATAACCTCCCTCAACCCCTGTGAACATCTGTTTTCCCTGATGCTGCTCTCTCATCTGCCTGAAGAACACCCCATGGTTCCCTAAACCCTTTCAGATAACCCACAGGGTGGGTGGCACAGCTGTGTTGTTTGTGGATGGTACAGAACCCCAGGGTGCAAAGGACAAACAAGGGATGATGCTGGAGAAGGCAAGGGGTATTCAGGGGTCTCCTCCAGGGGAGGTAGAGAAAATTCAGCACCAGGcatccctctctgcctctgcccccAGCAATTGGCCCTAGAGGGCCACGGCCAGTCTCAGATGGTGGCCTCAGCTCCAGAGAACAGCGCCAAGAACCGCTACAGAAACGTTATGCCCTGTGAGTCTCAGGCTCCCTCTGCCCTCAtcctcagccccaccctaggacaCACCTCAACCCAGTCCTCTTCCCTGACCTCATGTGAGAGACTCTGCCTCTGTTAGTCCCTTGAGAGGCATCCTGACTCCCCCCAGACAAGGTCCCTCCACCCCTCTCCATCCTTGCATGGCTCCCAGTGTCTCTCTGCATCTGGGCATGACCTCTGTCCCTGGGTCTCCAActtgtctctgcctctctgtctctcactgGCTTCTCAGCATCACTAATGCTGGCCTTTCCCAGATGACTGGTCCCGAGTGCCTCTGAAGCCCCTCCATGGGGAGCCAGGCTCTGACTACATCAACGCCAGCTTCATGCCTGTAAGGTGGTGGTTGGGGCTGGAGGGGGCCCAGCGAACCTGAAAATCTAAGGGTCAAGGCAAGCTGCCTAAGGCCCCCTTGTCATGCCTGCTTTCCTCAATTAGGGTCTCTGGAGCCCCCAGGAGTTCATTGCAACCCAGGGCCCCCTGCCACACACCGTGGGTGACTTCTGGCGCTTGGTATGGGAACAGCAGAGCCATACCCTGGTTATGCTGACTAATTGCATGGAGTCGGGCCAGGTGAGAAGTGAGTCCTGGGGGTGCTAAACTCTGAGCTCCAGCCTGTGACCTTGTGGCAGACACTAGTCCAATGTAGATCCCTATGCAGACCTCACTGGTCACTCCCGTATGACCCCAAACATCTTCAATGTGGACCCCTCCCACCCCAAGGCCACCTGCTGGATCCCACTGACCTTGGGGTGGAGGGTCCTCCTGGCTGGATCTATGCCTGGTGGCCCAGGGGTCTTGCCTGGGCAGGGGGGATTTGAACAGATGAGTCCTCATCCTTCTCCAGGTGAAGTGTGAGCATTATTGGCCCCTGGATGCTCAATCCTGCACCCACGGACACCTGAGAGTGACCCTGGTGGGTGAGCAGGTGACAGAGATGTGGGCAGTGCGGGATCTGCAGGTCTTCCAGGTAagtccctccctcttccctccatgGCCATCCCCACAGTCCTCCCCTAGtgctctccctctcctttccagGTGGAGGAGCAAAAGATGTTATCTGTGCGTCAATTCCACTACCTGGCCTGGCCAGATCATGGTGTCCCTCACTCCCCAGACCCCTTGCTGGCCTTCCAGAAGATGCTCCGGCAGTGGCTGGACCAGGAGGCCATGCAGGGGGGCCCACCCATTGTGCATTGCAGGTGAGGGCCAGACCCCTCCCTGGGGGAGAACGTTTGGTCAGACAATACTGTTGTTAGATGGTCCCTGGGGAGCTCATAGAAGGTGTGGAAGGAAGACAAGGATGAAAATATgggaaggaaagatgaaaaggggaagggggctcagcacctgtagcacagtggttacagtgccagccacatacactgaagttggtgggtttgaacctggtccggctcagctaaccaacaatgacaactgcaacaaaaattagccaggcattgtggtgggcacctgtagtcccagctacttgggaggctgaggcaagagaatcacttaagcccaagagtttgaggttgctgtgagctgtgccaccatggcactctacccagggcaacatagtgagactctatctcaaaaaaaaaaaaaaagaaagaaagaaagaaagaaaagaaaagaaaaggaaaggggaaaggagagaagttACAAGGACAGGGTGTAGGAAGCAGCTGGAGAGTTAGAGAAATATTTGAAACCTGCCCTTGTGCTCAAGCTCCCATTAATGGCTCTCCTGATACTTACTTAGGCTGCAGTCCTACAGGTCAGTTTTCACCCAAATGTAAACATTAGGGGGATGAGAAGGGGAGCTTGCTCTGTATGGGGTGACTGCCTCTGAAATTGGGACTCTGGTTTCAAGAACAGTTGACATGATGCATCATTTAGCCACAGTCTTGCTCATCCTCAGCACAGCTGCACGACAAAAGAGTTTCTTCCctattttacttattcatttatttttttgtagagacagggcagCACCatgttgttcagactggtctcagactattggcttcaagtgatccccctgctttggcctctcaaagtgctaggattataggcgggatCCACTTCACCCTTCCCATTTCAGTGCTGAATTATATGATTCAATTATGTGAATTATCCAGACTAGGTCAATCAACAAGAGCTAGAAACAGATTAGTGCTTTCCAGGGACTGATGGGTGGTAATGGGAATGGGGAGTGTCCACTTAGTGGGTATGGGGTCTCCTTCTGAGGTGATGAAAGTGTTTTACAATTAGATAGAGGCAGTGGTTGCACAATGTTGTGAGTATTCTAAATGCCACTGGACTATTTgcattaaaatggttaattttaattttaaccacCAGGTGTAGTAGGTCATGTCtgtgatctcagcactctgggaggccaaggcaggaggattgcttgagcttaggagttggagaccaagcTTAGTAAGAGTGAcacccctgtctctaataaaaatagaaaaactagctgggtgttgtggcaggcgcctatagtcccagctacttgggaggctgaagcaggaggatctcctgagcccaggagtcttaggttgctgtgagctatgactacaccactgtactccagcctgggtgacatagtgagaccctgtctctaaaaaataaataaaatggttagttttatgtttaaagaatgttaaaaatggggcggcgcctgtggctcagtgagtagggcgctggccccgtatgccgagggtggcgggttcaaacccagccccggccaaactgcaacaaaaaaatagctgggcattgtggcaggcgcctgtagtcccagctgctcgggaggctgaggcaagagaatcgcgtaagcccaagagttagaggttgctgtgagccatgtgacgccacggcactctacccgagggcagtacagtgagactctgtgtctacaaaaaaaaagaattttaaaaatgattacctCAGGAGTTCATCTTCTATGTTTTAACTGTGACTCTGTCACTTATCAACTGAGTGACCTGGGATGTGAGATTCACTTCCctccatttccccatctgtaaaatgggcatgcTAATAGAGCCTACTTCTTAGTCTTGGGAGGAGTGAAAAAGGCAcatcattttcacttagaacaACATCTGGTGGACTGTAAGAGCTCAAGGCATAGTTATGGTCCTTACTCCAAAGGATGCCCCTCCAGTCAGCCAAGGCTCCAGACTCTCCCTACCCCCATGGTCTGATCCTTTTCCTTGTCCTGCCAGTGCTGGCGTGGGCCGCACTGGCACCCTCATTGCCCTGGATGTCCTGCTGCGGCAGCTGGAGTGTGAGGGCCTCGTGGGGCCCTTCAGCTTTGTGAGGAAGATGAGAAAAAGCCGACCACTGATGGTGCAGACAGAGGTGATGGAACCCCAGAGGGACCCAGGGTAGAGGTGGGGGAAAAGGACATGGGACCCTGGGACTCAAAGCAGTCCAGGCAGGAGGAGGGCACTCCTTACTCCCTGCACCTCCTCCCCAGGCCCAGTATGTATTCTTGCACCATTGCATCCTGCGGGCTCTCCAGCAGTCAGCCCTGGCTGAGAGAGAGGCTGAGTATGACAGTGTGGCAGATCTCATCTACGAGAATGTGGCTGCCATCCaggcccaggagatggaggcctGAGCTATCAGACGGCGCTGAGCGGGCAGCCTGGCTACACTCAGGCTCTGGATTCGCACTTGAGCCCAGATTACTGAAGGAGAAGAGGGTTAGGGGCCCAGACTCCTGGCCCCTGTGGGAAGAGGGACTGGGAATCTAAACTCCAGGGGAGTGAGGACCCAGATTTCTGACTTCTTATAGAAGCAGAAGGGTGGTAGCTTAGATTTCCTAGTTCTTTGAGGGAGAAGGAagttggggagggggagagaggagtaCAGGAGGAATGAGGCTGGAACCTGGATTCCAAGGAAGGAAGGAGTTAGGGTCTGGAATTTTGGCTACCCAAGGAGCAAGAGCAGGCAGGATCCTGCCCCACTTTCACAtcagaaaatagatcagtcttCTAAGACCTGAGGTTGGAGGGAGCTCCCCTGCCTGAAGTCTCCCTGAACCTCACATCTGTATGTATTTTCCCTTCCATcacataatttattaaattactgTTCTCCCCAGAGATGGTTGCTCCAGTGGGTTGATGGGTCTAGAAATGATATTGGGGCGGGGATGAGTTTCTGATATCTAGGTACAGAGGCAAACATCTCAGGGCAGGAATTAGAGGAATCCACCAGTGTGCACCTGAAAAAATGTAGATTTGGATGGTTACGTCTCCCAGAGGCAGGCTGGCTCCAGATGTCTGTATCCAGGTCTGGACAGCCAGGAGTGCATTTCATGGGGCCTTGGTGTTAGGGGGGTTTGGAGGATGATGTCTGGGGGCTGTTATAATGGGTATCTGAACACTCAGATCTCCAGATGGGTCGCTTGGGTCCTAGGGCTAGGTATCTTGCCACCCAGTTCTTTGGGCtatactgtatgtgtgtgtgtgtgtgtgtgtgttttgaggcAAAGGGAGCGGTGTGGATGGCTGATGGCTGGACTAGGAGGTAGAAAATTCTGAGGCATCAGGATAAACATTAGTGGGCGTCACCGGGGTTCTCGGGTGGGGGCAGGCCGATGAGTAGGGCGGGGCATTCCGTCTACCCCCGGACCgaacacagacatacacacacactcacccaacACCCTCGGACCTGGCTCCGCTCAGCCGCGCTCCCGCCCGGCGGAGCTCCACGATCAGTACCCGGGACAGCGCCACCTCCCACGTACGGGCGGGGCCGGCGCTTAGCTGACTCCGGGAGGTCCTGATCCGCTGCGGTGCAGGTAGGAGCTGCTGGGATCCCCTCCCTAAGCCACATCCTCATGTCCATCTGTAGAAGGACAGAGGGTGGCTGTGGGGGTGACGCTGGGAGGGACTAGAGGAAACACTGTAAGGGTTGGAGCCTGAAACCGGGAGATTGGGAGAGACACGATGTCGATGTGGGGAAAACAAAGAGCCGAGGGGTGGGGAGCGGgcggagggggaggaggagagggagaggccctgggagacagaggccaggCGACAGGCAAGATAGGCACCGACACTGTCTCCCTGGGGAGACAGAGCTAGGGAAGACACCTATTTGGTGTCGAGAGACAGAGGCAGACCAAGGGAATATGTGTGAAGACAGAGCGCGGGATGCGTGGCAGAGATCAACAGGCCCAGGAGGACATGGGGGGCCTGGCAGAGtcgcccccacccaccccacagcaatgatggggaaagggaagagggaaacTGCGCCTCAGCTCCAGGGCTTGGATGCGGAGGGAGAAGACGGCTGTGGCCGCACGGACCGCAggctgccccctccccaccctcgcGGGACCCCGGGATCCGGGCCAGGAGGTCCCAGGCACCAACAGCGCGGGGAGAGAGCCTGCCCCCGCCGGGACTCCACGCCTGTGCGTCAGCCCCGCCCGTTGTTATGGCAACAGGCCGTTTCCTAGGCAACTAGCCCAAGTACAGCCCGGCAGTTGCTCTGGGCAACGCGGTTCGCTGGTTCCCACTTCCCGGCCAGGATAGGGCAGAAGTCAGCGGGGTGCCCGGGGCTTTGAGGGGGGGGGCGTCCCTTTGGGATCGAACCAGGGAAAAAATGACTGCTCCAATGGTGGGGAGGCTGAAGTTACGGCTCCCAGCAAGTTTCACTGTGCCAGCTGGGTCGGCGCATGGCGGCCGCGCGGGGAACGATgggagttgaagtctcagctgggcTGAGGAGTCAATGGATGTCCTTGGGGGAGTTGGGAGACTGGGGCGTTTGAGTGCCTCCACAGAAAGGACTGTTGGACCTCGCTGCCATGTTCCCGGAGCCTCCAACCCCAGGGCCTCCAGCGTCCGACACGCCGCCGGACTCCAGCCGTATCAGCCACAGCTCCGGTGAGCGGGACCCGGGCACAGAGCGGAGGGAAAGCCGGGCCAGGATTTTCAGAGGCGGGAACCAGACGGGTGTACTTGGGCTAGCGAGCTGGAAAATCTGGCTCGCATTCTTGGGCGGCATCCTGAGTtggaatgtgaaggaaattgggGAAAGGAGCTAACAGGTTTGCAAGAAAAACCAGAACGATCAAGGGGCATGGCGTGGAAGGGATCTCAGAATTGGAAGGTCTACCTCGCCCTTCTTTCACAGATAACTGACGCCTGGGGAGGAGCTGGGCTTCTCCTAAAAGCATCAGAGGGTGAGCAGGAATTAGAGTAGGAGTGGAAAGGAAGGTGGAACTAATAAGCAAATCTTGATGGCGTCAGCCTGATCAGTTGGAAGGAAAACATGGGGAAAAATGCAATGGAAATGGCGGGAGGGAAAATGAGGCTGGGATTTTGGCTTCCACGTGTAGTGGATACTGAGTCAGCCAGCCTGCTTCCCACAGCCTCAATGTGTGTTGTCTCCACCCTCTTGCAGTGCCCCCCTGGGCCCTGGCCACCATTGTGTTGGTCTCAGTCCTCCTCGTCTGCAGCTGCTGTTTCTGTGTCTACCGGAAGCGCTGTCGGAGGCGGATGGGCAAGAAGAGCCAGGCCCAAGCCCAGCTCCACTTTCAGGAAGTGAAGGAGTTGGGCCAGAGTTACATAGACAAGGTGTGGCCTGGCCCAGCCCCTCAATCCTGCCCCTTCTTTCACTAAGTTGAGtagtctcaacttttttttttttttgtgacttttggccagggctgggtttgaacccaccacctctggtatatgggactggcgccctactccttgagccacaggcgccgcccaatcctgCCCCTTCTTATACCCTGGCAGGGCTGGGCCAGCCTGTCCCTGCTGCCTTTTCTCCTAAACCCACCTTATTGGCTCATCTTCTAATAAGATGTCTGTCTAGCCCTCAATAGGACTTTGGGGGACCTGTATCTGGGTCACAACTAGTCACTGTTCACAAGAACTTCCCAGTCTGGTGAGGGTGACACAGGCATTCACAATATAGGCTGATGTGTGCCATATTTGAGGCAGATGAGGGTTGTATGGGAGTGCAGAGAAGAAAGCGCCAACAGCCCAGACGGTCAGACAGAAGCTTCCTAGTAGCTGACTTTGTTGAAACCCAAGGGACAGAGTtaatggagagcagagagaaggataatTTAGTCAAAGGAGGAGTGTGTGCTGAGGCCGGATATTTGGGTTCTAAGGCACATTTGAAGAACCAAGAGTCATTTTTCACAACAGCTGGGGCATGGAGTGCAGATATACTGTGCTCTGGAGCAAAGCATCCTCATAAGGAGGGCATTTGAGGGCTATAGAAATTTTCTGAGTAGGAGAGGGACAGGGTCAGATGGGCTCTATGATAAATTCCTGGAATCTTTATGGGGGACGGATTTGGGGTGAGGAGACCAGGGTGGGGGCAGGTGCAGCAGTCCTGGGAGAATGAAAGATATGCTTTGGAAGAGGCCCTTGGAGTGGAAAACAAAAGGACACCACAGGATCTGAACATTAAACCACTAAGTGCAGAGTGGAATGCTCCCCTGGGAGCCAGACAGCCTTACATTTCCAACCCAGAGGACCATTTCCTAGCTGTGTAGCCTTGGGAAATTCACTGTTCTTCTCTGAGCCTTAAGTTCTTGGTCACTAACTTAgtattttccctccttccctttcaatAAATGGTTGTTATAATTATTATCCATTAGGGATGTCGTTTAGGGTCCTGGTATTCAGCCCTCACCTGTATCCCTTAAGCCACTGGTTAAGATGGTTCAAAGACCATCTGCATCAGAATCACTTCGGGTTCTCAAAATGCAAACCCTGGATCTAGCCTGACCCACAGTATCAGAATCCCTGAAGAGGTGACTCCAGGCACTTTCCCAGGCACTCAGGAGAATTCTTAACATGCTGAATTTTGAGAATTGCTGGCCTAGGTTAAGGAGACACCTGCTTTTGTTGTTCTACTTTAGAATTACTAAGTATACAGTAAATAGTCCATTTCTTCTACCTGCTTGGGTGTAGCAAGATTACCAATCAATACAGCAATTTGAGCTACCACCCCAATACATCCATTAGCATGTGAAATAAAATCTGCATCATTTCTGTATCAGCACTTGTTGTCTCAGTCTAGGCATACTGTATATACCTATTCTACATCCAtagcagacatcactaatcaacaCTGATTCTACTTGGTCTGACAGGGCTCAGGTATAGCCTAAGGGATCTGTGAGCCTCCCTAGGCTTCTGAGCCTGAAGGATACTGCTGTCAGGGGAAGACTTCACCTGCCCTTACCCCTGGCTCCCTAAGGTGCAGCCAGAAGTAGAGGAGCTAGAACCAGCACCATCCGGGCTGGGGCAGCAGGTGGCAGAGAAGCATGAGTTAGGCCGACTGCAGTACTCACTGGATTACGACTTCCAGAGTGGCCAGGTGGGTGTGGAAGAAGGGTTCCAGCCCCTTCCAAAAGAAGACCCTGGAAGGAAGGCTAAGACCAggcttcctctccccaccctccatgCCTGGGCATCTACAGCTGCTGGTGGGCATCCTACAAGCTGAGGGATTAGCAGCCTTGGACCTGGGTGGCTCCTCAGACCCCTACGTGAGGGTCTACCTGCTGCCAGACAAGAGGAGGCGGCATGAAACCAAAGTGCATCGGCAGACGCTGAACCCACACTTTGGGGAGACGTTTGCTTTCAAGGTAAGCTCCTGCCTTCAGTGCCCCATGCTCCACAGCCTGTCCCTACTCCCTGGAATCTTGGGGATTGACACATTTGGCTTTTTCTGGGATCAGCCACAACTCAAGTGGCAGCTACCAGCTCTGGGGGCTATCCCACTGGACCCAAAATAGTTCCCTGGGGCTACTACTGACCCCTGGGCTGTTGCCTTGGTCCTTGGGCCATCCCTTTTGGGTTCCGTAGACACCCTCCTGCAACTGTTCCCTTGAGCTCTCAGCCTGTGGGTGGAGACacagaggaactgtattaaagggccgcgacattaagaaggttgaaaaccactgcttagACCCTCGCTGCCCCACTCAGCGGCTACCACCTGGATGTGCTGTACcccacttcctctccttcctctttcacCGGCACCCTGTCCTGCTGATGATCTCTCGGtgtccctccccacccaccacaCGCAGGTCCCCTACGTGGAGCTGGGGGGCAGGGTGCTGGTCATGTCAGTGTACGACTTCGACCGCTTCTCCCGCAACGATGCCATCGGGGAGGTGCGGGTCCCCATGAGCTCCGTGGACCTAGGGCGGCCAGTGCAGGCCTGGCGAGAGCTGCAGGCGGCTCCGCGGGAGGAGGTGAGCACTCGGCCACGCCCCCAGGGTAGGCACCGCCCACCACCTCCCTCGGGGCCTGTGTCACCTGTTCCAGAGAGATGAGTCCATGCATCCCCTTGAACTGTACCACTGGTGGCCACTCCCTTAAAAGgtgtgggggagggaagaaagagcgGGATGGATGTGGGGCCAGGGCTCTGGTGATGGGGCCCTCCCCTTCTTTCAGCAAGAGAAACTAGGAGACATCTGCTTCTCCCTCCGCTATGTCCCTACTGCCGGGAAGCTCACTGTCATCGTCCTCGAGGCCAAAAACCTAAAGAAGATGGACGTAGGAGGACTGTCAGGTGTGTGGGGGTGGGTTCTCTGGTTCTGACAGTTTGTAGACCCCAAGGGTCTCTTGAGTGAGAGGGAGACCCAGGCTACCATGGAGGCAGATTCTGGCCCAGAGAACAGACCTAAGGAGTGGGTGGGTGGTCTCTACATTGGTCTGAGAGCTCAGCAGTGGGCGGCTCTAagactcctccttctccccagATCCGTATGTCAAGGTCCACCTGCTGCAGGGCGGCAAAAAGGTGCGGAAGAAGAAAACTACCATCAAGAAGAACACTCTGAACCCCTATTACAACGAGGCTTTCAGTTTTGAGGTACCCTGTGACCAAGTCCAGGTGAGTTCAGGGCTGCCTGTGGCCTCTACCAGGACAACTATTCCCCCAGAGCCCAGACACTTGAGAAACCCTATTTCTAGATGAGGGGAGACTTTAACATCCCCCTAGAAATCAGGAAGGGGGGATGGGGGAGATTATGTTATCAGTTTAAATTTCCTACCAGATTGTCCCACCCATTGAAAGAAGAGGTCTTAGCAGgacaccagtagctcagtggttaaggcgttGGCCACATGCTCTGGTGCTGGTAGTTCCaaccagctcaggcctgctaaacaaacaaacaaaaaaaatagctgggtattgtggtgggcacctgtactctcagctacttgggcggctgagacaagagaatcacttgagctcaagagattgaggttgctgtgagttatgacgctacagcactctactgagggtgacaaggtgagaccctgtctcaaaaaaaataaataaataaaaatgtggtgggcacctgtagtcccagctacttgggaggctgaggcaagagaatcgctttagcccaggagtttgacgttgctgtgagctgtgacgccacgccactctaccgagggcgacatagtgaaattctgtctcaaaaaaagagagaaagaaagaaaagaaagaaagaaagagtcttgggcggtgcctttggctcagtgggtagggcgccagccccatatactgagggtggcatgtttgaacctagccctggccaaactgcaacaaaaaatagccaggtgttgtggcaggtgtctgtagtcccagctactcagaggctgagacaagagaatcacctaagcccaggagttggaggttgctgtgagctgtgatactacggcactctacagagggtgataaagtgagactatctctaaaaaaaaaagaaagggtctCCTTAAAACTGGGCATGAGCATTCTGCCAGCATTCTGCCAGCTGGCCCTCCATCTAAGCAGAACTTGCcctcagaaactaagaagaaACTTCCCAAGCCCCTTTAGAGACAGAGCCTAGCCAGGCCTAAGGCTTTCTGCCCCATGTCAAAGTTCTGAAGCTTTGCCCCTCATCAGAGCCTGTTCCCTAAGGAGGCTCCTAACCCCTGAGCAATGGGGTCCTGAAGGTTCATTTCCATAGAAACCTGCTTGCCAGGGAAGGAAGGCTCCAGAGCACACTTCTCACCACAGGCCTGTGCCTTCTATCTCCCACCCACTGCCCTGTACCCAGCTCCTCTAGCAAGGCCCTTAACACACAGTCTGCAGAGATGTCCTTAGCAGTGAGAGTTGACACTGGACCCCCTCTCAGAGCCTCATTTTCTCACTGTCTTGTCTCCTCTCTACCTTCCTTACCCACCCTAGAAGGTCCAGGTGGAGCTGACCGTGCTGGACTATGACAAGCTGGGCAAGAATGAGGCCATCGGAAGGGTGGCTGTAGGGGCGGCAGCAGGTGGGGCTGGCCTGCGGCACTGGGCAGACATGCTGGCCAACCCGCGACGGCCTATTGCCCAGTGGCACTCACTGTGGCCCCCTGACCGAGTGAGGCTGCTGCCTGTACCCTGATCCTCACCCCAAGCTCCTGGCCAAGCCTGGAGTCTGGCTGCTGATCCCAGACTCCTGAGACTGGCCAAAGCCAAGCCCAGTGCTACCTTTTGAAGCCTTTTCTGACCACTGGGTCCCCCAACTTCCCCGCCCCCATCATCTGATCCACTCCTGCTTTCTCACCCCCTATTATACCAATCATGACAGCCT is a genomic window containing:
- the PTPRH gene encoding receptor-type tyrosine-protein phosphatase H isoform X6, translating into METVAILVIQCSSLGDILAKDFADHVKRNEKDSNYGFAEEYQQLALEGHGQSQMVASAPENSAKNRYRNVMPYDWSRVPLKPLHGEPGSDYINASFMPGLWSPQEFIATQGPLPHTVGDFWRLVWEQQSHTLVMLTNCMESGQVKCEHYWPLDAQSCTHGHLRVTLVGEQVTEMWAVRDLQVFQVSPSLFPPWPSPQSSPSALPLLSRWRSKRCYLCVNSTTWPGQIMVSLTPQTPCWPSRRCSGSGWTRRPCRGAHPLCIAGEGQTPPWGRTFGQTILLLDGPWGAHRRCGRKTRMKIWEGKMKRGRGLSTCSTVVTVPATYTEVGGFEPGPAQLTNNDNCNKN
- the SYT5 gene encoding synaptotagmin-5, with translation MFPEPPTPGPPASDTPPDSSRISHSSVPPWALATIVLVSVLLVCSCCFCVYRKRCRRRMGKKSQAQAQLHFQEVKELGQSYIDKVQPEVEELEPAPSGLGQQVAEKHELGRLQYSLDYDFQSGQLLVGILQAEGLAALDLGGSSDPYVRVYLLPDKRRRHETKVHRQTLNPHFGETFAFKVPYVELGGRVLVMSVYDFDRFSRNDAIGEVRVPMSSVDLGRPVQAWRELQAAPREEQEKLGDICFSLRYVPTAGKLTVIVLEAKNLKKMDVGGLSDPYVKVHLLQGGKKVRKKKTTIKKNTLNPYYNEAFSFEVPCDQVQKVQVELTVLDYDKLGKNEAIGRVAVGAAAGGAGLRHWADMLANPRRPIAQWHSLWPPDRVRLLPVP